The following are encoded in a window of Mycolicibacterium tusciae JS617 genomic DNA:
- a CDS encoding NADH-quinone oxidoreductase subunit G encodes MTLVEPTKSTTDVDMVNLTIDDVPVSVPQGTLVIRAAELIGVQIPRFCDHPLLDPVGACRQCLVEVEGQRKLVASCTVAVTPDMVVRTQYTSESADKAQQSVMELLLINHPLDCPVCDKGGECPLQNQAMSNGRAESRFTDVKRTFPKPINLSSQVLLDRERCVLCARCTRFSKQIAGDPFIELLERGASQQVGIAANEPFDSYFSGNTVQICPVGALTGSTYRFRARPFDLVSSPTVCEHCASGCAQRTDHRREKVLRRLSGDDPEVNEEWNCDKGRWAFTYATVGDRITTPQIRGVDGKLRPASWPEAVRVAATGLAAATGSTGVLVGGRTTVEDAYAYSKFARTVLGTNDIDFRARPHSDEEAQFLATHVAGQPMTVSYADLENAPAVLLAGFEPEEESPIVFLRLRKAARKNGTRILSIAPFATRGLTKTGGRVIATAPGGEATALAGLSEEELLRQPGALILVGERLATSPGALSAAMRLAAATDARLAWIPRRAGERGALEAGCLPNLLPGGRPVADQRAREQTAAAWNHADLPAAPGRDTAGILAAARTGELGALLIGGVDPADLPDPGAAVAAIAAAHFVVSLELRQGAVTDLADVVFPVAPAVEKAGAFLNWEGRFRSFEAALPTNAIPDSRVLHVLADEIGFDLGCPTPAVAAAELARLGAWAGRRPATPDVGPKEPARPGAGQAVLAGWRMLLDAGRLQDGEPNLAGTARPPVARLSAATACEISATPGDLVTVSTDRGAISLPLAITEMPDRVVWLPLNSIGSAVHAQLGVATGAVVQIRGTR; translated from the coding sequence GTGACTCTGGTCGAGCCTACGAAGAGCACCACCGACGTGGACATGGTGAACCTCACCATCGACGACGTGCCGGTGTCGGTGCCCCAGGGCACCTTGGTGATTCGGGCTGCGGAGTTGATCGGTGTGCAGATTCCACGGTTCTGTGACCACCCGCTGTTGGATCCGGTGGGAGCCTGCCGGCAGTGCCTGGTCGAGGTCGAGGGGCAACGCAAACTTGTTGCGTCGTGCACGGTCGCCGTGACACCGGACATGGTGGTGCGCACGCAGTACACGTCGGAGTCCGCGGACAAGGCTCAACAGAGCGTGATGGAGCTACTGCTGATCAACCACCCGCTGGACTGCCCGGTCTGTGACAAAGGTGGGGAGTGCCCACTACAGAACCAGGCCATGTCCAACGGGCGGGCCGAAAGTCGGTTCACCGACGTCAAGCGGACCTTCCCTAAGCCGATCAACCTTTCGTCGCAGGTGCTGCTTGACCGGGAGCGCTGCGTGTTGTGCGCCCGCTGCACCCGGTTCTCCAAGCAGATCGCCGGAGATCCGTTCATCGAACTGTTGGAACGTGGCGCGTCCCAACAGGTTGGCATTGCGGCCAATGAGCCGTTCGACTCGTACTTTTCGGGCAACACCGTACAGATCTGCCCGGTCGGCGCGCTGACAGGGAGCACGTACCGATTTCGGGCCCGGCCGTTCGACCTCGTCTCCTCGCCGACTGTGTGTGAGCACTGTGCGTCGGGTTGCGCGCAGCGCACCGACCATCGCCGCGAAAAGGTGCTGCGCCGGCTGTCGGGTGACGACCCTGAGGTCAACGAGGAGTGGAACTGCGACAAGGGCCGCTGGGCGTTCACGTATGCGACGGTCGGTGACCGCATCACCACACCGCAGATCCGTGGCGTGGACGGCAAGCTGCGGCCCGCATCCTGGCCGGAAGCCGTCAGGGTGGCCGCGACCGGGCTGGCGGCCGCGACGGGTAGCACAGGGGTGCTTGTCGGCGGGCGAACCACTGTCGAAGACGCCTACGCCTATTCGAAGTTCGCACGAACAGTGTTGGGCACCAACGATATCGACTTCCGCGCTCGGCCCCACTCAGATGAAGAGGCACAGTTCCTTGCCACCCATGTCGCCGGGCAACCGATGACAGTCAGCTACGCCGACCTGGAAAATGCCCCTGCGGTTCTGTTGGCCGGGTTCGAGCCCGAAGAGGAATCCCCGATCGTGTTCCTCCGGCTTCGCAAAGCCGCGCGAAAGAACGGCACCCGGATCCTTTCGATCGCGCCGTTCGCCACCCGCGGCCTGACCAAAACGGGTGGCCGCGTCATCGCGACAGCCCCGGGTGGTGAGGCCACCGCCCTGGCCGGCCTCTCGGAAGAGGAGCTGTTGCGTCAACCCGGTGCTCTGATCCTGGTAGGGGAGCGACTGGCCACCAGCCCCGGAGCACTGTCCGCCGCAATGCGTCTCGCCGCGGCGACCGACGCGCGGCTGGCGTGGATTCCCCGGCGGGCCGGAGAACGTGGCGCGTTGGAGGCCGGCTGCCTGCCTAACCTGCTGCCCGGCGGGCGACCCGTCGCCGATCAGCGGGCCCGCGAGCAGACCGCCGCTGCCTGGAATCACGCCGACCTGCCCGCGGCGCCCGGGCGGGATACGGCAGGCATCCTGGCCGCGGCACGCACCGGCGAACTGGGCGCCCTGCTCATCGGCGGCGTCGATCCCGCCGACCTACCCGATCCCGGCGCCGCAGTCGCCGCCATCGCTGCCGCGCACTTCGTCGTCAGCCTTGAGTTGAGGCAGGGCGCGGTCACCGACCTCGCCGACGTCGTGTTCCCCGTCGCGCCTGCAGTGGAGAAGGCTGGGGCATTCCTGAACTGGGAGGGCCGTTTTCGATCGTTTGAGGCCGCGCTGCCGACCAACGCCATCCCGGATTCGCGGGTCCTGCACGTCCTCGCCGACGAGATCGGTTTCGACCTTGGCTGCCCGACTCCGGCCGTCGCGGCGGCGGAGCTGGCGCGCCTCGGGGCCTGGGCCGGGCGGCGGCCCGCCACACCGGACGTCGGGCCAAAAGAGCCTGCGCGGCCCGGCGCCGGTCAAGCGGTGCTGGCCGGTTGGCGGATGCTCCTCGACGCCGGCCGACTGCAGGATGGGGAACCGAATCTGGCCGGCACCGCGCGGCCCCCAGTGGCTCGGCTGTCGGCGGCGACGGCCTGCGAAATCAGCGCAACGCCGGGTGATCTGGTGACGGTCAGCACCGACCGCGGTGCAATCAGCCTGCCGCTCGCGATCACCGAGATGCCTGACCGTGTGGTCTGGCTGCCGCTCAATTCGATTGGGTCGGCGGTTCACGCCCAGCTCGGGGTCGCCACCGGTGCAGTAGTGCAGATCCGGGGGACGCGCTGA
- the nuoF gene encoding NADH-quinone oxidoreductase subunit NuoF encodes MAHSRTPQTPLTPVLSRFWDEPESWSLETYRRHDGYRALDKAFGMDPDDVIALVEKSGLRGRGGAGFRTGTKWSYIPQDDTGAGAKPHYLVINADESEPGTCKDIPLMLASPHALIEGAIIAAYAIRAHHAFIYVRGEVAPVLRRLQTAVAEAYAAGYLGRDIGWSGFDLELVVHAGAGAYICGEETALLDSLEGGRGQPRLRPPFPAVAGLYACPTVVNNVESIASVPPILLNGIDWFTSMGSEESPGFTLYSLSGHVNRPGQYEAPLGITLRELLAYAGGVRDGHELKFWTPGGSSTPLLTAEHLDVPLDYEGMTGVGSMLGTKALQIFDETTCVVRAARRWTQFYAHESCGKCTPCREGTYWLTQIYERLENGAGTQSDIQKLLDISDTLFGKSFCALGDGAASPIISSVSFFRAEYEAHLHGGCPFDPSASMLASAEVGAR; translated from the coding sequence ATGGCGCATTCGCGAACACCGCAGACACCTCTGACGCCAGTGCTCAGCCGGTTCTGGGATGAGCCGGAGTCCTGGTCGTTGGAAACGTATCGCCGCCACGACGGCTACCGCGCCCTGGACAAGGCGTTCGGCATGGATCCCGACGATGTGATCGCGCTGGTCGAGAAATCGGGGTTGCGGGGCCGCGGCGGTGCGGGATTCCGTACCGGCACCAAGTGGTCCTACATTCCACAGGACGACACCGGCGCCGGTGCCAAACCGCACTACCTGGTAATCAACGCCGACGAGTCCGAACCTGGTACGTGCAAAGACATTCCGCTGATGCTGGCATCCCCGCACGCCCTGATCGAGGGGGCGATCATCGCGGCTTACGCGATCCGGGCACATCACGCGTTCATCTATGTGCGCGGGGAGGTGGCTCCGGTGCTGCGGCGGCTGCAGACCGCGGTCGCCGAGGCCTATGCTGCGGGTTACCTCGGCCGTGACATCGGCTGGTCCGGATTCGATCTGGAGCTGGTGGTACATGCGGGGGCGGGCGCGTACATCTGCGGGGAGGAGACCGCCCTGCTGGATTCGCTGGAGGGTGGCCGCGGCCAACCCCGGTTGCGGCCGCCGTTCCCGGCGGTGGCGGGGCTGTATGCCTGCCCGACGGTGGTCAACAACGTCGAGTCCATCGCCAGCGTCCCGCCGATCCTGCTGAACGGCATCGACTGGTTCACCTCCATGGGGTCAGAGGAATCGCCGGGTTTCACGCTGTATTCGCTGTCCGGGCATGTGAATCGGCCCGGCCAGTACGAGGCGCCGCTCGGCATCACCCTGCGCGAACTGCTGGCATACGCGGGCGGCGTACGCGACGGGCACGAGTTGAAGTTCTGGACCCCGGGTGGTTCGTCGACGCCGCTGCTGACCGCCGAACACCTTGACGTGCCCTTGGATTACGAGGGCATGACCGGTGTCGGCTCGATGCTGGGCACAAAGGCGCTTCAGATCTTCGACGAGACCACGTGTGTGGTGCGCGCGGCGCGGCGCTGGACCCAGTTCTACGCGCACGAGTCTTGTGGCAAATGCACACCGTGCCGGGAGGGCACGTACTGGCTGACGCAGATCTATGAGCGGTTGGAGAACGGGGCGGGCACCCAGTCGGATATCCAGAAGTTGCTCGACATCTCAGACACCCTGTTCGGAAAGTCGTTCTGCGCGTTAGGCGATGGCGCAGCAAGCCCGATCATCTCGTCGGTCAGCTTCTTCCGCGCCGAGTACGAAGCACACCTACACGGCGGGTGCCCGTTTGACCCGTCCGCCTCGATGCTTGCGTCGGCTGAGGTAGGTGCGAGGTGA
- the nuoE gene encoding NADH-quinone oxidoreductase subunit NuoE codes for MTVDLQLGPRPDEPGPPIGGGAEYPADVAAQLDADAEQIIAKYPKARSALLPLLHLVQAQDGYLTAAGIKFCARRLDLTDAEVTAVATFYTMYRRSPTGEFLVGVCTNTLCAVMGGDAILDTLQDHLGVDVGQTTDDGRVTLEHVECNAACDYAPVVMVNWEFFDNQTPRSARELVDALRAGQPPVPTRGATLCSFRDTSRILAGVPVAHAEADPGQACAATLAGLRVARELGMAAPDIPDTATDSGE; via the coding sequence ATGACGGTGGACCTGCAGTTGGGGCCACGGCCCGACGAACCCGGCCCGCCCATCGGCGGTGGCGCCGAATACCCGGCCGACGTGGCGGCGCAGCTGGACGCCGACGCCGAGCAGATCATCGCGAAATACCCGAAGGCCCGCTCTGCGCTGCTGCCGCTGTTGCATCTGGTGCAGGCGCAGGACGGCTACCTCACCGCCGCCGGTATCAAATTCTGTGCACGCCGCCTGGACCTGACCGACGCGGAGGTGACCGCGGTAGCCACCTTCTACACGATGTACCGGCGCAGCCCGACCGGGGAGTTCCTGGTCGGGGTGTGCACGAACACGCTGTGTGCGGTGATGGGCGGCGATGCCATCCTCGACACCCTGCAGGACCATCTCGGTGTCGACGTCGGGCAGACCACCGATGACGGTCGGGTGACGCTCGAGCATGTCGAATGCAACGCCGCCTGCGACTACGCCCCGGTCGTGATGGTCAACTGGGAATTCTTCGACAACCAAACACCGCGCAGCGCACGTGAACTCGTCGACGCGCTGCGCGCAGGCCAACCGCCGGTACCGACTCGCGGCGCAACGCTATGCAGCTTCCGCGACACTTCTCGCATTCTGGCGGGGGTGCCCGTCGCGCACGCGGAAGCCGATCCCGGGCAGGCCTGTGCGGCGACGCTCGCCGGGCTGCGGGTGGCCCGGGAGTTGGGCATGGCCGCGCCCGACATACCAGACACCGCTACGGATTCGGGAGAGTAG
- the nuoD gene encoding NADH dehydrogenase (quinone) subunit D: MTETVITVGGQDWDQIVAAATAGSPSGERIVVNMGPQHPSTHGVLRLILEIEGETVTEARCGIGYLHTGIEKNLEFRNWTQGVTFVTRMDYLSPFFNETAYCLGVEKLLDVTDDIPERASVIRVLLMELNRISSHLVALATGGMELGAMSAMFFGFLGREDILKVFEAVTGLRMNHAYVRPGGLAVDLPDDGVDRVRALLKTLPGQLRELEDLLRENAIWKARNKGIGYLDLTGCMALGITGPVLRSTGLPHDLRKAQPYCGYETYDFDVITDDGCDAYGRYLIRVEEMKESLKIVEQCVQRLEPGPVMITDKKLAWPADLKLGPDGLGNSPEHISKIMGDSMEGLIHHFKLVTEGIRVPAGQVYVAVESPRGELGVHMVSDGGTRPYRVHYRDPSFTNLQAVAAMCEGGLVADVIAAVASIDPVMGGVDR, translated from the coding sequence ATGACCGAAACCGTGATCACCGTGGGTGGGCAGGACTGGGACCAGATCGTGGCGGCGGCCACGGCGGGGTCACCGTCCGGGGAACGCATCGTGGTCAACATGGGCCCGCAGCACCCGTCAACGCACGGCGTGTTGCGGCTGATCCTGGAAATCGAGGGCGAGACGGTCACCGAGGCCCGCTGCGGCATCGGCTATCTGCATACGGGCATCGAGAAGAACCTGGAGTTCCGCAACTGGACGCAGGGCGTGACGTTCGTGACCCGGATGGATTATCTGTCTCCGTTCTTCAACGAGACCGCCTACTGCCTCGGTGTCGAGAAGCTGCTCGACGTCACCGACGACATCCCCGAGCGCGCCAGCGTGATTCGGGTGCTGCTGATGGAACTCAACCGCATCTCCAGTCATCTGGTCGCGCTGGCGACCGGCGGCATGGAGCTGGGCGCGATGAGCGCGATGTTCTTCGGATTCCTCGGACGCGAAGACATCCTGAAGGTATTCGAGGCGGTCACCGGCCTGCGGATGAACCACGCCTACGTCCGGCCGGGCGGGCTGGCCGTCGACCTGCCCGACGACGGCGTCGACCGGGTCCGAGCGCTGTTGAAGACCCTGCCGGGCCAGCTACGCGAGCTGGAGGACCTGCTGCGCGAGAACGCCATCTGGAAGGCCCGCAACAAGGGCATCGGGTACCTGGATCTGACCGGGTGCATGGCCCTCGGGATCACCGGCCCCGTGCTGCGGTCCACCGGGCTGCCGCACGATCTGCGCAAGGCCCAACCCTACTGCGGATATGAGACTTATGACTTTGACGTCATCACCGACGACGGATGCGATGCCTACGGCCGCTACTTGATCCGGGTCGAGGAGATGAAGGAATCGCTGAAGATCGTCGAGCAGTGCGTGCAGCGCCTGGAACCCGGTCCGGTGATGATCACCGACAAGAAACTGGCCTGGCCGGCGGACCTGAAGCTGGGGCCCGACGGCCTGGGCAACTCTCCTGAGCACATCTCCAAGATCATGGGCGACTCCATGGAGGGGCTCATCCACCACTTCAAGCTCGTCACCGAGGGAATCCGAGTACCGGCCGGGCAGGTCTACGTCGCAGTCGAAAGTCCTCGGGGCGAGTTGGGTGTGCACATGGTGTCCGACGGCGGCACCCGGCCCTACCGGGTGCACTACCGCGACCCCTCGTTCACCAATCTGCAGGCCGTTGCCGCCATGTGTGAGGGCGGCTTGGTCGCCGACGTCATCGCCGCCGTCGCGAGCATCGACCCGGTCATGGGCGGGGTGGACAGATGA
- a CDS encoding NADH-quinone oxidoreductase subunit C has translation MSGRNGANGVRHGMFGVTGSGDTSGYGRLVRSTPKPQGNSRPYSGYFDEVVDLLTARLAEADVTDAIERVVVFRDELTLDVRRGRLPQVAQVLRDDPGLRFELCLGVSGVHYPDDTGRELHAMYPLMSITHNRRIQLEVTCPDADPHVPSLFSVYPTTDWHERETYDFFGIVFDGHPSLTRIEMPDDWEGHPQRKDYPLGGIPVEYHGAAIPPPDARRAYR, from the coding sequence ATGAGTGGCAGGAATGGCGCGAATGGCGTGCGCCACGGGATGTTCGGTGTGACCGGTAGTGGCGACACGTCGGGTTATGGGCGGCTCGTCCGATCAACCCCGAAGCCGCAGGGCAACTCCCGGCCTTACTCCGGTTACTTCGATGAGGTCGTCGATCTTCTGACGGCCAGGCTCGCCGAGGCCGACGTCACCGACGCCATCGAGCGGGTCGTCGTATTCCGCGACGAATTGACGCTTGACGTACGGCGCGGGCGCCTGCCTCAGGTGGCGCAGGTGTTGCGCGACGACCCGGGGTTGCGGTTCGAGCTGTGTCTGGGGGTGTCGGGGGTGCACTACCCCGATGACACCGGTCGTGAGTTGCACGCGATGTATCCGTTGATGTCGATCACCCACAACCGTCGCATCCAGCTCGAGGTGACGTGCCCCGACGCTGATCCGCATGTGCCGTCACTGTTTTCGGTCTATCCGACGACGGACTGGCACGAGCGGGAGACCTATGACTTCTTCGGGATCGTCTTCGACGGGCATCCGTCGTTGACCCGCATCGAGATGCCCGACGACTGGGAAGGCCATCCGCAACGCAAGGACTACCCGTTGGGCGGCATACCCGTGGAGTACCACGGCGCTGCGATTCCCCCGCCCGACGCGCGGAGGGCATACCGCTGA
- a CDS encoding NuoB/complex I 20 kDa subunit family protein yields the protein MGLEEQLPGGILLSTLEKVAGYVRKGSLWPATFGLACCAIEMMSTASPRFDIARFGMERFSATPRQADLMIVAGRVSQKMAPVLRQVYDQMAEPKWVLAMGVCASSGGMFNNYAIVQGVDHVVPVDIYLPGCPPRPEMLLNAILMLHDKIQNMPLGVHRAEAIAAAEQAALASTPTIELKGLLR from the coding sequence TTGGGACTAGAAGAGCAGCTGCCGGGCGGGATCTTGCTGTCGACCCTGGAGAAGGTGGCCGGCTACGTCCGCAAGGGATCGTTGTGGCCGGCGACGTTCGGGTTGGCGTGCTGCGCGATCGAGATGATGTCGACGGCGTCGCCGCGCTTCGATATCGCCCGGTTCGGGATGGAGCGGTTCTCGGCGACACCGCGGCAGGCCGATCTGATGATCGTGGCGGGGCGGGTGTCTCAGAAGATGGCGCCGGTGCTGCGGCAGGTTTACGACCAGATGGCCGAACCGAAGTGGGTGCTGGCGATGGGGGTCTGCGCGTCCTCGGGCGGGATGTTCAACAACTACGCGATCGTGCAGGGCGTCGACCATGTCGTGCCGGTGGACATCTACCTGCCGGGGTGCCCCCCGCGCCCGGAGATGCTGCTGAACGCAATCCTGATGCTGCACGACAAGATTCAGAATATGCCGTTGGGTGTGCACCGCGCGGAGGCCATCGCCGCCGCGGAACAGGCAGCGCTGGCATCGACCCCCACTATCGAATTGAAGGGCCTGCTCCGATGA
- a CDS encoding NADH-quinone oxidoreductase subunit A, whose product MGVYLPILVLGAIAAGFAVGSVGMALAIGPRRYNRAKLDVYECGIEPADQPMGLGRFPIKFYLTAMLFIVFDIEIVFLYPWAVSFDSLGLFALVEMLLFVLTVFVAYAYVWRRGGLNWD is encoded by the coding sequence ATGGGTGTCTATTTGCCGATCCTCGTGCTGGGCGCGATCGCGGCTGGGTTCGCGGTGGGCTCGGTGGGAATGGCGTTGGCGATCGGTCCGCGCCGATACAACCGGGCCAAGCTCGACGTCTACGAGTGCGGTATTGAACCGGCCGACCAGCCGATGGGATTGGGTCGCTTTCCGATCAAGTTCTACCTGACCGCGATGTTGTTCATCGTGTTCGACATCGAGATCGTGTTCCTGTACCCGTGGGCGGTGTCGTTCGACTCGCTGGGTCTCTTCGCGTTGGTCGAGATGCTGCTGTTCGTGCTGACGGTGTTCGTGGCCTACGCCTACGTGTGGAGACGGGGTGGCCTCAATTGGGACTAG
- a CDS encoding DUF6390 family protein — MSPSSAAPRSLDTRGAEMFARYAYAPNQLGYCGPPEAVTLRGGSAEEVREVAKRFSGAWPYLQVLSRMTGIADPLDYRLVESYWLGGGVAANLDPREFADELLAVIGPRAGHYWSHLTSELGAEAAGNHCFHVFGVYPWSRLLGRGMDEHPLHVLDSCRITWATVLSRAGDDLEVEARRLVWDGHEFRLSEPLTRRLEIWEDGYSAVPDAAVGDEVAVHWDRLCGRLSPDQVSALEDSTARQLQLTNNRLARAR; from the coding sequence GTGAGCCCGTCGTCGGCGGCCCCGCGATCCCTTGACACCAGGGGCGCCGAGATGTTCGCACGCTACGCCTACGCCCCCAACCAACTCGGGTACTGCGGCCCGCCGGAGGCGGTCACTTTGCGGGGCGGCTCGGCCGAGGAGGTGCGAGAAGTCGCGAAGAGGTTTTCCGGCGCCTGGCCGTACCTGCAGGTGTTGTCCCGGATGACCGGTATCGCAGATCCGTTGGACTACCGACTCGTCGAGTCGTACTGGCTCGGTGGTGGGGTCGCGGCCAATCTCGACCCGCGGGAGTTCGCGGACGAGTTGCTCGCCGTGATCGGGCCGCGGGCCGGCCATTACTGGTCGCACCTCACCTCCGAACTCGGTGCCGAGGCGGCCGGCAACCATTGCTTCCACGTGTTCGGCGTGTATCCGTGGTCCCGGCTGCTCGGCCGCGGGATGGACGAGCATCCCTTGCACGTCCTCGACAGTTGCCGAATCACCTGGGCGACTGTGCTTTCCCGTGCTGGAGATGATCTCGAGGTCGAAGCCCGACGGTTGGTCTGGGACGGTCACGAGTTCCGGTTGTCAGAGCCGTTGACGCGGCGACTCGAGATCTGGGAGGACGGGTACAGTGCTGTGCCCGATGCGGCCGTCGGCGATGAGGTCGCCGTGCACTGGGATCGATTGTGCGGCCGCCTGTCACCCGATCAGGTCAGTGCGCTCGAGGACAGCACCGCCCGCCAACTCCAGCTCACCAACAACCGGCTCGCGCGGGCGCGATGA
- the hypD gene encoding hydrogenase formation protein HypD: MRFVDEFRDPAAARKLLGAIEHLAGDGAEQFKFMEVCGGHTHTIYRHGIEHLLPDNVELVHGPGCPVCVIPMGRIDDAMWLAQQPDVIFTCFGDMMRVPGSNGSLLDAKARGADVRFVYSPLDALKMAVDNPDKQVVFFAIGFETTAPSTAVTLVRARELGVENFTVFCNHVTIVPPIKAILESPDLRLSGFLGPGHVSTVVGNRPYRFVPEVYGKPLVVAGFEPLDIMASVAMLLTQIREGRCEVENQYSRVVHAEGNPAALALMATVFALRPHFEWRGLGFISQSALKLHDDFAKFDAELRYAMPGVRVADPKACQCGEVLKGVLKPWECKVFGTACTPETPIGTCMVSAEGACAAYYNFGRMHRDAAKLVGQGARG; the protein is encoded by the coding sequence ATGCGTTTCGTCGATGAGTTTCGTGATCCGGCGGCCGCCCGCAAGCTCTTGGGCGCGATCGAGCACCTCGCGGGCGACGGTGCCGAGCAGTTCAAGTTCATGGAGGTGTGCGGCGGGCACACCCATACCATCTACCGTCACGGCATCGAACACCTGCTGCCGGACAACGTCGAGCTGGTGCACGGCCCCGGCTGTCCGGTCTGTGTAATCCCCATGGGCCGTATCGATGACGCGATGTGGCTGGCGCAGCAGCCCGACGTCATCTTCACCTGCTTCGGCGACATGATGCGGGTACCGGGGTCGAACGGCAGCCTGCTGGACGCCAAGGCGCGCGGTGCCGACGTGCGGTTCGTCTATTCCCCGCTGGACGCACTCAAGATGGCCGTCGACAATCCCGACAAGCAGGTGGTGTTCTTCGCGATCGGCTTCGAAACCACCGCACCGTCGACCGCGGTCACCCTGGTGCGCGCTCGTGAGCTGGGTGTCGAAAACTTCACGGTGTTCTGCAATCACGTCACGATCGTGCCGCCGATCAAGGCGATCCTCGAGTCACCTGATCTCCGCTTGTCCGGCTTCCTCGGGCCCGGCCACGTATCGACGGTCGTCGGGAACAGGCCGTACCGGTTCGTTCCCGAGGTCTACGGTAAACCTTTGGTGGTAGCCGGCTTTGAGCCGCTCGACATCATGGCGTCGGTCGCGATGCTGTTGACCCAGATCCGCGAGGGCCGCTGCGAGGTGGAGAACCAGTACTCGCGGGTGGTGCATGCAGAAGGCAACCCCGCGGCGTTGGCGCTGATGGCGACGGTCTTCGCGCTGCGTCCGCATTTCGAGTGGCGTGGGCTGGGATTCATCTCGCAGAGCGCGTTGAAACTGCACGACGACTTCGCGAAGTTCGATGCCGAACTGCGCTACGCGATGCCCGGTGTGCGCGTCGCCGATCCGAAGGCGTGCCAGTGCGGCGAGGTGCTCAAGGGCGTCCTCAAGCCGTGGGAATGCAAGGTTTTCGGCACCGCGTGTACCCCGGAGACGCCGATCGGGACCTGCATGGTATCCGCTGAGGGCGCCTGTGCGGCGTATTACAACTTCGGCCGGATGCACCGCGACGCCGCCAAGCTCGTTGGGCAGGGTGCACGGGGGTGA
- a CDS encoding HypC/HybG/HupF family hydrogenase formation chaperone yields MCLGIPGRIVEITDAANYLAKVDVNGVRRTISVRLLEKDMPEPDEWVLVHVGFAMAKIDETEALLTLAAVQKLGTSYSDEIEAFDSSSII; encoded by the coding sequence ATGTGTCTTGGAATCCCCGGCCGGATCGTCGAGATCACCGACGCCGCTAACTATTTGGCGAAGGTCGACGTCAACGGCGTACGGCGAACGATCAGCGTCCGGCTGCTGGAGAAGGACATGCCCGAGCCGGACGAATGGGTGCTGGTTCACGTCGGCTTTGCGATGGCCAAGATCGATGAGACCGAGGCGTTGCTGACGCTTGCGGCCGTCCAGAAGCTCGGGACCAGCTATTCCGACGAGATCGAAGCTTTCGACTCGTCGTCGATCATCTGA
- the hypE gene encoding hydrogenase expression/formation protein HypE: protein MNKAAGEYLSSGPSFAEGEVIERIELFRRRRPRLRDEVVTLAHGAGGKASAALVDAVFLEAFRNPQLESLGDGAIVTLPSGERIAMSTDSFVVQPLRFPGGSIGHLAVHGTVNDLAMVGAVPSSISAAFVLEEGFPIAELKEIVADMAAAAAAAGVEIVTGDTKVVPRGAADGLFVTTAGIGVIPSHRALSPESVKAGDRVLLSGSMGDHGMAVMLARGDLAIEADIESDTAAVSPLVELLLAAAPSTRWLRDPTRGGVGTVCNELAQSTGLGVVLDEEHLPIRPMVNGACEMLGIDPLYVANEGKFIAVVAPEDSEAGLAALRSHPLGIDAAEVGEITQEPAATVVVRTGFGGTRIVDMLVGDPLPRIC from the coding sequence ATGAACAAGGCAGCAGGCGAGTACCTGTCGTCGGGACCGAGCTTCGCCGAGGGCGAGGTGATCGAGCGGATCGAATTGTTCCGCAGGCGTCGTCCGCGGCTGCGCGACGAGGTCGTGACGCTCGCGCACGGAGCGGGCGGTAAGGCGTCGGCGGCGTTGGTCGACGCGGTGTTTCTCGAGGCGTTCCGCAACCCGCAACTCGAATCGCTCGGCGACGGCGCGATTGTCACCCTGCCGAGCGGGGAGCGGATCGCGATGTCCACCGACTCGTTCGTGGTGCAGCCCTTGCGATTTCCCGGCGGCTCGATCGGCCACCTCGCCGTGCATGGCACCGTCAACGACCTCGCGATGGTCGGCGCGGTGCCGTCGTCGATCTCCGCGGCATTCGTGCTCGAGGAGGGCTTCCCGATCGCCGAACTGAAGGAGATCGTCGCCGATATGGCCGCGGCGGCCGCCGCGGCCGGCGTAGAGATCGTCACCGGCGACACGAAGGTCGTGCCCAGGGGCGCGGCCGACGGACTGTTCGTCACGACCGCCGGAATCGGTGTGATTCCGTCGCACCGTGCGCTGTCGCCGGAATCGGTGAAGGCGGGGGACAGGGTGCTGCTGTCCGGCTCGATGGGCGATCACGGTATGGCGGTGATGCTGGCCCGTGGCGACCTGGCCATCGAGGCCGACATCGAATCCGATACCGCGGCCGTGAGCCCCCTGGTGGAGTTGCTGCTGGCGGCCGCACCGTCAACTCGCTGGCTGCGCGACCCCACCCGGGGGGGAGTGGGCACCGTCTGCAACGAACTCGCCCAGTCCACCGGCCTCGGCGTGGTGCTCGACGAGGAGCACCTGCCGATCCGTCCGATGGTCAACGGTGCCTGCGAAATGCTCGGCATCGATCCGCTGTACGTGGCCAACGAGGGCAAATTCATTGCGGTCGTGGCGCCCGAGGACAGCGAGGCCGGTCTCGCTGCGCTGCGCTCGCATCCGTTGGGAATCGATGCCGCCGAAGTCGGCGAGATCACCCAGGAGCCCGCGGCGACGGTCGTGGTGCGCACCGGGTTCGGCGGTACCCGGATCGTGGACATGCTCGTCGGCGACCCGTTACCGCGTATCTGCTGA